The Pithys albifrons albifrons isolate INPA30051 chromosome 1, PitAlb_v1, whole genome shotgun sequence genome contains the following window.
ACTGCATACAGAGAGCCTTGATTCGGAGTCAGGAACTGGGGGATGAGAAGATCCAAATCGTCAGTCAGATGGTGGAGCTTGTTGAGAACAGAACAAGGCAAGTGGACAGCCATGTGGAACTGTTTGAGACTTGCCAAGAGAGTAATGACACCACTGGAAACAGCGGGAAAGCCAGCCAAGATAAGTCAAAGAATGAGGCAATCTCACAGGCTGAAAAGCCCAACAACAAGAGATCGAGGAGGCAAAGGAATAATGAGAACCGAGAAAATGCCTCCAACAATCACGATCATGATGACATCACCTCAGGAACAccaaaggagaagaaagcaaaaacatCCAAGAAGAAGAAACGATCCAAGGCTAAAGCGGAGCGGGAAGCTTCTCCCCCTGACCTTCCTATTGACCCTAACGAGCCAACATACTGCTTGTGCAACCAAGTCTCCTATGGAGAAATGATAGGATGTGATAATGATGAGTGCCCCATTGAGTGGTTTCACTTTTCTTGCGTGGGACTCAACCATAAACCAAAGGGCAAATGGTACTGCCCCAAATGTAGAGGAGAAAACGAGAAAACTATGGACAAGGCATTGGAGAAATCTAAAAAAGAAAGGGCATACAATAGGTAGTTTGTAGACTTTTCATAGTGAAGGAAAACCCACCAAACCAGTGTATTTATTGTCAGTGCCACCTTTGTTGAGGTGAAAGGattgtaaaatgtttatttttaaaggaggtTTAAAATTGAAGCATTCCTGTTACAGGGACGGCAATaagcaattttgtttttcatttggtaAGCTGTAACAAGAATGTGGTCTGTGGACCAATGTATTCCAAAAGTATATTCGGGTGTTTCTTAAAAACTAAATTaagaattttctgatttttttttttagtgctaATAGCACTCTGCCCATTAAAATTTTGATGATAAATATCtctgaaatgtaattttgttttctttactgaaaagtGTTATTTACGTTTTGAGCAAAATTGTTAAATAGTTTAACCACCTGGTTGTATCTGAATAAAGCTGCAATACATTACAAGTGTAACTTCTCTTGGTGATAAGCAGTGCAAGAGCAAACAAAAGGAGGGTAAAATTTGGTTCCTGCTACAACGTGTCAGTATAACAGTTCAATAGCAAATGTTTAAATAGGCAGagaggattattttttaaaacaaaaagtgaaTGGTTAAATTTTacacagcaaatattttatatgcTGGCCAGGTACCACAAAGGCCATTTTAAAATGATTGaatatgttttatatttaaCTGGGAAGTGGTTTAGTAATGAGACATAACATAAATGAGGCTTTATACTGTCACAGATAGTGGTGTAGCAATCCTTAATTTGTTTAAGTTGTATAAATGTACATTTTAAGTGGAGTTGCACTTACTGTATTATATTTGGAAATGCAGCCAAATGCCATTGTGTAACCAATGTGCATTTCCTGCTGTATGTATGAAAATTGTACAGATGTgatattaagaaataaatgaaacGACTTTGACAGTTTGCTTCGTTAGCAATCATGTTTAATGATCATTCATATagcttaaagaaaagaaatttgtcTTTAAACTCAGCAGGTCCAGCAAGCAGCTGCAGGAAAGCCTGCAGCTTGTAGAGGTAACCAAATTACAGTTCTGATAATGAATCTTCATAGAGCAAGGGTGTGGGAGAGCCAAAAGAGCATTTAACTTTCTATCCGAATCTTCTCATTTTGTGCTTGCAGTCACTCCTGGACTCAGACATTTGTCTGAAAACCGATAGTATAGAGCTGGTCTTGTTCAggttttttatgctttttcacTATGGAtataaattatttcatgtttGTTATCAGCTGAAGGATATTCTTCATTTCAGTGGTTTCAAAGTATTGTTGCAGCCGTTTCAGGGCAGGCATTTTTGTTCTTCATGGTCATCTCATACTAAAACATACTCTCTATGACGAGGTGCAATGCCGGATGTCCATGTCCTCTGTCACTCACATAGGTAGTGAAGCTTGGTCGGGCTTTTTCCTTCACCGGCATGGCTGGAGGGCTCAACTTTCTGGCTGAGCAGATTTCATCTCTTTGCCCGTCTATGGGCCTTCACTCCAGGTGAGAAGGGAATGGTACCTGCAAGTAGGAAGGCCATGGAAGTGAAGGTTGTGGAATCTGGTGGGCCAGACAAAAGTCTTGCATACAAATATGGGaggctgggtttggggtttttctttaaCACAGCCTTCTGTTTatagttttgttgttttgaacaGTGAAAGCTTGAAATGATGCTGCTTTTCCCCCCAATGTATTCCACCAAATCTTTCTGGTGGAAGTAGAGTTTTGCATCCAATTGAACTCAAAATAGCTGGAGGTCTCAGAGTTTTCTAATGATGTACTGAAAAGCCCCAAAGTGCCACTGCATCACCTTGCATGGATATTCCCTGTCAGACAGGCATGCTAGCAGTGACAAGTAGAAATTCTGGTTTACTTCTAAATAGGTGCACTTAGTGCATGTGGGTCTGCATTTGTGTTTCCAGTGGATACAGACTCACGTTACATTGAAGCATCTATGCTGGGGGCATGACCACTCCAAATCAGTCTCTGGCTCCTGAGGTGGTTTTGAGTTAGTCTGTACTTTTTCTCCTCTtacccttctcttttctctctaaAGCCTTCTTGTTTTGCTATTCTCCCTGCAGTCTTACTGGTCTTGCttgctcctccctccctccacttGCTGCAGTTGTGGCTGGTGCCGATGTTTCTGGTCTTTTCTGCTTCGGCTGTTCTGTTGTCCTCCCACCAGCCCACACTGAGAACATTGATACTGAGCAGCAGGACTGTACTAGTGAAAACTCAGTGAAAGTTTGTATAGAAACCAGTG
Protein-coding sequences here:
- the ING1 gene encoding inhibitor of growth protein 1 isoform X2 translates to MLHCIQRALIRSQELGDEKIQIVSQMVELVENRTRQVDSHVELFETCQESNDTTGNSGKASQDKSKNEAISQAEKPNNKRSRRQRNNENRENASNNHDHDDITSGTPKEKKAKTSKKKKRSKAKAEREASPPDLPIDPNEPTYCLCNQVSYGEMIGCDNDECPIEWFHFSCVGLNHKPKGKWYCPKCRGENEKTMDKALEKSKKERAYNR
- the ING1 gene encoding inhibitor of growth protein 1 isoform X1 → MKMLSPANGDQLHLVNYVEDYLDSIESMPFDLQRNVSLMREIDAKYQEILKDLDDYYEKFKRETDAVQKRRMLHCIQRALIRSQELGDEKIQIVSQMVELVENRTRQVDSHVELFETCQESNDTTGNSGKASQDKSKNEAISQAEKPNNKRSRRQRNNENRENASNNHDHDDITSGTPKEKKAKTSKKKKRSKAKAEREASPPDLPIDPNEPTYCLCNQVSYGEMIGCDNDECPIEWFHFSCVGLNHKPKGKWYCPKCRGENEKTMDKALEKSKKERAYNR